The sequence TCCACCTCCAGAGCTTTTGATTCGGCTGGTGACATCCCTCTGACACTTCCATGGTTTCACTTTCTCCCAATCTGGCAGTAGAGGCTCATGGAAAACCCCAGACCAAGAATCTGGAAAACAAAGACATTTCTGGTATGACCTGGCAGCCCTGCAACATCCCTGGGGACAGtcagcacacagcaggagcACTTGGTGTGCAAGCACTTGGGTTTCACAGGCAGCCTACATCTGCCCTGCAGAACAGCTTGCCCAAGGTAATTCTCACAGTACATGTCTCCAGAGCACAGGCATGAAAATGTCACCACAGGTGACACTGCAGGCATGGGGGAAaagatcacaggatcccagggtgttaggggttggaagggacctctgcagatccgccagtccaacccccctgccagagcaggaccatggaacccagcacaggtcacacaggaacacatccagacagggctggaaaggctccagagaaggagactccacaacctctctgggcagcctgctccagggctctggcaccctcacagtcaagaagttcttcctcatgctgaggaggaacctcctgtgctggagtttccatccattgccccttgtcccatcccagggcacagtgagcagaggctgtccctgtcccttccttcctgccccccagccctcagctattgatagacattgatcagatcccctctcagtcttctcctctccagactcagcagccccagggctctcagcctctcctccccaggcagtgctgcagtcccttcagcatccttggagccctcccttggactctctccagcagatccctgtccctcctgagctggggagcccagagctggatgcaatgttccaggtgaggtctcagcagggcagagcagagggggaggagaacctccctggctctgctggacacactcctctgcatgcaccccaggacccccttggccttcttggcccccagggcacattgctgtcccatgcagaacttgctgcccaccagcactcccagctccttctccacagggctgctcccatcTAATTAAAGGAAGGATTCTCTGTTGGGTGAGGAACCCTCTAGCCCCTGGGGTTTAAAATGCAGTTGTTAGCTGCAATGGAACAGCAAATACTGGGAAATTCAATAAATTAAGGCCAAAATTCTACTTTTTATCTTCTAAGACAGTTGGAGAAACATTCTGAGATCGTTACTGCTGTAGGGTTAGggtttgcctttccccctcctcccctccctcttcactctgagggtcccagagccctggagcaggctgcccagagaggttgtggagtctccttctctggagcctttccagccctgtctggatgtgttcctgtgtgacctgtgctgggttccatggtcctgccctggcagggggtttggactggaagatctccagaggtcccttccaacccttaacatcctgggatcctgtgaccAGCTTCAAACCATACCAGTTGTGTATTGCAAGGGTTGCTCCTCCCTGAAatccctcctcttttccagtgcCACTCTCTTTTATGTAAACATGTGTGTGAAGGCATGCATGTGTGTATGGATGCAGACACACATCTATACACACACCCCACTGCTTTGAGTGGCCAGTGATCCTGCAACCATTCATCACTAATAGGATTGGAACAGAAACACAAAGTCCTCTAAAGGACCTGTTGCTTGAAATGTACAATTCAGTAGGGTCACCTTCTGCAGTGGGAGTTACTGAGTGGAATTGCACAGCCTGTGACAGACAGCTGGTGAGGGCAGAGGATCAGAAAGCTTCCTCCTGGACTGAAAAGTGCCTCTCAAAAGTGCATAGCAGCCAATCAACATATCAAGCCATGGGCACCAGGATGCTTCACTGATTTCAGGAAGGTCAGAAGAGAGCATACAGAAGACAGGGCTACAGCTGAGACAAGGGCATGGGCTTACAGCTGGAATAAGCTCACAGGGCTTCTCCCATACAGGGCTTGCATTCTCACTTGCACCCAAGCAAAACTGGGCTCCACTTCTCCATCTAATCTCAACTAACTGGGTAAGATGAAACCATTAACAGCTCACAAGTGGCATAATGAgtacaagagagacagggatctgctggagagaggccaagggaggatgcttaggggacttgagcatctcccctgggaagagagactgagagccctggggctgttgagtctggagaggagaaggatgagagggatctgatcaatgcttatcaatagctgagggctgggggtcaagtggagggggccaagctcttgtgggtggtgcacagcaataagccaaggagcaatggagacaaacttgaccaaagaaggtttcagctcagcatgaggagaaacttctttggtgtgaggatgacagagccctggagcaggctgcccagagaggttgtggagtctccttctgtggagcctttccaaccccacctggatgcattcctgtgtggactgccctgggtgatgctgctctggcagggggttggactggatgatctctggaggtcccttcccacctgtaatatactgtgattctgtgaagcaggcagagaaggaatGCTAGGGAAGAGCACTTTTCCTTGTCCATTTCTTTTCATCTGAGGTTTTCCAGAGCTGGGAAATCACAGGGTCAGAGGacgttaggagttggaagggacctctggagatctttgtgtccaacccctctgccagagcaggagcagagaatccagcacaggtcacacaggaacagaatAGCACAGAATtaacaatggaatggaatggaatggaatggaatggaatggaatgggatggaatggaacggaatggaatggaatggaatggaatggaatgggatggaacggaatgggatggaatggaatgggatggaatggaatgggatggaatagaatagaatagaatagaatagaatagaatagaatagaatagaatagaatagaatagaatagaatagaattaaccaggttgaagagacctttgaggttatccagtccaacctatcatccaacaccatctaatcaacttaaccatggcatcaagcaccccattaagtctcttcctaaacacctccagtgatggtgactccaccacctccctgggcagcacattccaatggccagtctctctctctgggaagaacttcttcctaacacatccagacagggctgggaagcctccagaggagactccacaagctctctgggcagcctgctccagggctctgtgaccctcacagtgaaggagttcctcctcatgctgaggtggtgGCTCTTAATTTGCAATTACTTGAACAGCCACAATGTGTTACTGCCTTTGCAGAGGCTACATCTATTGAGTGCCCAGTGTCAGGTGACAGTTTGCaccagctgaggctgctgtggttTATTGATTTATAATTGGGAGGGGCAGCCACCATGGAAAATGATGACTGGAGAACAGGGAGAAGTGAAGACTGATGAACTCACAGGCTCATGgagttattgaggctggaaaaggcctctgagatcatcaggccCAGCCTTTGACCTGACACCACAACTAAAAGGCTACAACTCATGGGAATGCAGTACCAAGAGCAAAGTGATTTGTAACTTACCTTTGGGATACAGATGCAATTTTACACTCCTATTATATTTTAAAAGGCCTTTTAATACTGGTCTGTTGCACCTATGCTCCCCCCAGTGAACTGTCATAGAGGTAAGAGACCTGACCCCCCACATACAGGATCTTAAGTAACatgacaggggaagtttaggctggaagtcccaggctggacttgatgatctttgaggtctcttccaaacttagtgatagtgatactgtgagaaaggtcttcccagaaagagagcttggccactgggatgtgctgcccagggaggtggtggagtcaccatccctggaggtgttcaaaaaaggcttggatgtggcacttggagccatggtttagttgtcaggagttaggtgtggtctgagcagggcagagcagagggggagcagaacctccccagccctgctggccacacttttcttgctgcaccccaggatcccattggctctcttggccaaaggtcacattgctgtcccctgcagaccttgctgcccagcagcactccaaggtctgtCAGCAGGGCAGTCcctaacctgtcctgctgcctgctgttactcttccccagatgcaggaccctgcacttgttcttATTGAACTTCTTGTGGTTTCTTAtcatagaatacaatagaatcatagcatagAAGaatacagtagaatagaatagaatagaattgaactgaattgaattgaattgaattgaataacatagaatagaatagaatagaatagaatagaatagaatagaatagaatagaatagaatagaatttaataACCTAgaacaagaatcatagaatagaatagaataaacataGAAGAGaataatagaacagaatagaataacatagaacagaatcatagaatagaataaacataGAACAGAATAATAGActacaacagaatagaatagaataacataGAACAAaatcattagaatagaatagaatagaatagaatagaatagaatagaatagaatagaatttaataACCTAgaacaagaatcatagaatagaatagaataaacataGAAGAGaataatagaacagaatagaataacatagaacagaatcatagaatagaataaacataGAACAGAATAATAGActacaacagaatagaatagaataacataGAACAAaatcattagaatagaatagaatagaatagaatagaatagaatagaatagaatcatagactagactagaatcaCAGACTAGAATTCTTTGATTGCATTCTATGACTGATGAGGTTTCTTATGAGAAGACCTTTTCCTCAAGCAAAGCAGCAGTAGAGGAGAGAAAGACCAGCTAGCCTGCCTTGTATTTCCTGTCCACAAGGCTGGCTGTTAATTCACAGTTTGGCTGCAAGCCTCTGAAATCTTTGCAGGGAAAGTCCCACAGGCTACATAAATACAGGCACCAGGGTGGTCTGAGCCCACCTGAAGttcacagctcagcagccacaCACTGTTTGCATGAAATGACTGCAAGATTATGGCTAAGGTGAGAGGTGGCTTTCCCTGGTCAGTTCATTGAACCATCCAGGTGTTTCCATCACACTCCCAGAGCCTTTCCCAGCAGAACACATTGCTGCTCAGCTACTGAAGCACTGACTGGTGTGTACCTCGACAACAGCCAGCCCGAAGGCGATCCCCATGATGATGAGCAGATGGTCTTTGAGGTATTTGCTGATCACTTCTCCACAAGTctgaaaaagaagacaaaattcTCCATTACAGGTAAGCAATATGATCCTCAGGCTACTAGGAAACCATCCTCTCCAAATAACTCATCTCAGGctctccttctctctgtgctgcagaaaggctgtTTGGTTTTCCTTGCTGCTAGCAGACAcaaccagcacagctctctctaCCTTGTGCTCCAAgaaatacctccaggcatggccCTCCTGAATATAAAAAGGAGCTCAGTAGCTGGCTAGAAAGGGGGACAATTTCAAACAAAACTATACAGCTGTAGTGCCCAAGGATCTTCAGGTGACAAGGAGAGAAGCATTTATTCTTGCTTGCATTTGGTAATCGCACCAAGGCAGGTTAGGAGGtggtctgctggagagcagccccatggagaaggacctgggagtgatggtgggcaacaagttctgcatgggacagcaatgtgccctgggggccaagaaggccaaggggatcctggggtgcatgcagaagagtgtggccagcagatccagggaggttctcctcccctctgctctgctcagctgagacctcacctggaatattgcatccagctctgggctccccagctcaggagggacagagatctgctggagagagtccaagggagggctacaaggatgctgaagggactgcagcactgcctggggaggagaggctgagagccctggggctgctgagtctggagaggagaagactgagagggatctgatcaatgtctatcaatagctgagggctgggggtcaggaaggaagggacagggacagcctctgctcactgtgccctgggataggacaaggggcaatggatggaaactgcagcacaggaggttccacctcaacatgaggaggaacttctgcactgtgagggtgccagagccctggagcaggctgcccagagaggttgtggagtctccttctctggagcctttccagccctgtctggatgtgttcctgtgtgacctgtgctggattttatgctcctgctctggcagggggcttggactggaagatcttataagccctacgaggagaggctgaggaagctggggttgcttagcctggagaagaggagactcaggggtgaccttattactctctacaactacctgaagggaggttgtagacagacggatgttggtctcttctcccaggcaagcagtaccagaacaagaggacacagtctcaggctgcgccaggggaggttcaggctagatgttaggaagaagttctatacagagagagtgattgcacattggaatgggctgcctggggaggtggtggagtcgccatcactggaggtgttcaggaggagacttgatggggtgcttggtgccatgggttagttgtttgggtggtgttggattggttgatgggttggacgcagtgatcttgaaggtctcttccaacctggtttattctattctattctattctattctattctattctattctattctattctattctattctattctattctatctccaggggtcccttccaacccctaacaccctgtgagcctgtggttaTATGCTGATAGGAAAGAGCCAATGGATCCATTACCAGATCCAGAAGAGAACTGCAGTTTCCCACTTGCCTAATCTTTGGGTTCAACTCTTCAAAGCTTCTTATTAGAATCAGGCTTCACTAACAACATTTGGGTATAAAACCCAGCTTCAGAATTAACTCTGACAGATGTTTGGTgggctgggagagagagagagatcataTCTGAAGTCCTCCACAGAGCTACTCTCCTTGATAATAAATGCATAGGTCACATAGATCTTCcaatccaagccccctgccagagcaggggcatagaatccagcacagggcacacagaacacatccagacagggatggaaaggctccagagcaggagactccacaacctctctgggcagcctgctccagggctctggcaccctcacagtcaagaagttcctccttgtgttgaggtggaacctcctgtgctgcagtttccatcaactgacccttgtcctatcccagggcacaagtgagcagagcctgtccctgtcccttccttcctgacccccagccctcagctattgattgacattgatcagatccctctcagtcttctcctctccagactcaacagccccagggctctcagcctctcctccccaggcagtgctgcagtcccttcagcatccttgtagccctcccttgaactctctccagcagatccctgtccctcctgagctggggagtccacaactggatgcaatattccaggtgaggtctcagcacggcagagcagaaggggaggagaacctccctggctctgctggacacactcctctgaatgcaccccaggatccccttggccttcttggcccccagggcacattgctgtcccatgcagaacttgctgcccaccagcactgccaggtccctgtTTCAAGTCATAATAGTTTCCACCTTCAGCAACCACTCAGTCTGCTGCAagggctctgcactgcagagcagagatacAGGCATCCcaggaagaggaagcagcagtgtgctTCATGTATGCACTGAAATATCATAGGAGATGGCACAGGGGCAATCTGACtaatgggatgtgctgcccagggaggtggtggagtcaccatccctggaggtgttgaagaagagactggctgaggcacttggtgccatgcttcagttgatgagatggtgctgggggataggttggactggatgatctctgaggtcctttccaagctggttaattctgtatgctaatgaaaagaagacaaaacttTGCCTCTCTTGAAACACACAGaagtgctgcctgtgccagctacCAAAACCAGCCTGGGGGTCAGGGGAAGCAGAGTGGCACATTACATGTTCCTTACCCTTTTATAAATGTATCTGTCTTGATAATAGGTGCAGAGGTCTGTTGATGAGTCCTTTGGGTCACACTCACAGACTTTCTTGCCACCAAGAGGAACATTAAAATTGCTTCCCCAGTCTTTAGGTCCAttcagcaaaccacagcaatggCTctgcaagaaaggaagaagtgggaggggaggggaaaagtgatgtgcagctcagaaagagtaggggaaggagctgcaagGAACCATGAAGGAGAAATTGCCTtttatggcttttttttctctccatatGAAAGTTGTCTCAGATTGGTAAGTCCCAAGCACTCTTTATGCCCCTTATGGGCAaagaaactggggaggggtctggagcacagccctgggaggagaggctgagggagctggggttgcttagcctgcagaagaggaggctcaggggagaccttcttgctctctagaattccctgaagggaggttgtagccaggtggaagttggtctcttctcccaggcaagcagcaccagaacaagaggacactgtctcaagctgtgccaggggaagtttaggctggaggtgaggagaaagttctccacggaaagagagcttggccattgggatgtgctgcccagggaggtggtggagtcaccatcactggagatcttcaagagaagcctggatgaggcactgagtgccatggtctggttgattggatagggctgagtgataggttggactggatgaccttggaggtctcttccaacctggttgattctatgattctatggtcccATGAGTCAATGATTcaatggttccatgattccatgagttcctgattcaatgattccatgattcaatgattccatgattctatgattctatgattctatgattctatgagttcctgattcaatgattctgtgattcaatgattccatgatcccatgatcccatcattccatgattccatgattcaatgatcccatgattcaatgattttatgattctatgattcaatgatacATTTCCACACCAGTTTAAGTCTGCTAAGTGCAGTCTAAGACTGCTTGAGTAGTTTCAGACTGTTTAAGCAGTTTCAGACTGCCAAGGGCAGTGCTAAGGGTTTCAGCATGCAGTGCTCAATGAAATGCTGTGAAACTGCTTATTGGCAGTGCCAGAACGGAGCTGGAACATGAAGCAGTGCTGGATAAACTCTTTTTCTTTGGAGAATCagctcttctctctgcagcttgcaCTTGGAGAAGATCAGGAGCAGTTCCAGCAccgttgtggtggttttagcctatgtctttaaaatttagttacatcCACATTTCACATCTTtaagagccaggctgctgctgtgtgagccaggCACACACAACTCTGAAAGCCAGAGAAATACCCAGCTTTAAGCACAGGAATGGGCTGGGGCAGTCAGGGCTTCACTTGGGGTTTGTCAGAGTTACATGAGGTTGCAGTTTTGCTTCATGTTCCACTTTGCTCAAGCCTCTGAAGCTCAGGGGTGCAGATGTGGGCTTCAGGTCTTCCCCCTCTTAAAAAGCAGCTGGCAATGTTCACAGAATTCTGTACCAGAGCAGAAGCCATAATAAAGGACATAACAAAGTCATCCTGGTCTATTCATAAATTAAACCAGTAATTATCTGAttaattttttccttcatttagcTCCCTCTTCAGTCACCTCCATGTGGAGCTGCTCATCACATCAGAATAATTAAAGGCATCAGAAGCAGAGGACAGGCTTGGAGGTACAATGGGGAAGGAGAAGTGGAAGCAATATGAGCCAGCCACATGCTGTTTCTTGCTTCCTTTTATTTCACACCAGCAGCTTTTAAAAGTACAGGAATCCTTAAGCCTACCTAGCAAAGCCATCACCCATTAGGGGGCTCAAAAAACCCCATTCTGGGTAGCTCTTAGCTGGGATACAGTGAAGGTCCCTGGGAAAGTTGTAAGAAAGTcacccagagagtggctgtcaatggtccatgtccaagtggaggccagggacaaggggagtccctcagggatcagtgctgggaccaggcttgttcaacatctttgttggtgccatggacaatggcattgagtgcaccctcagcaggtttgctgatgacaccaagctgtgtggtacagcagacagctggagggaaggatccatccagagggacctgggcaggctgcagagctgagcccatgagagcctcaggaggttcaacaagggcaagggcaaggtcctgcagctgggtcaggggaatcccaggcactgatacaggctgggcaggggctggctggagagcagccctgaagaaaaggccttgggagtgctgggggaggagaagctcaacaggagccagcagtgagcacttgcagcccagagagccaagcagagcctgggctgcagcaagagaagtgtggccagcagggcagggaggggattctgcccctctgctccactctgctgagaccacagctggagctctggggccagtgctggagcctctgtgccaggaaggatctggaggtgctggcaggtgtccagagaagggccacgaggaggaccagagggctggagctgctctgctgtgaggacagactgagggagttggggttgtgcaggctggagaggagaagcctcccaggagacctcattgtggccttccaggatctgcagggggctccaagaaagctggggagggacttttgagggtgtcagggagggataggactgggggggatggagcaaaactagaaatggggagattgagattggctgttaggaagaagttgttccccatgagggtggtgagagcctggcacaggttgcccagggaggtggtggaagcctcatccctggaggtgtttgcagccaggctggatgtggctgtgagcaacctgctgtagtgtgaggtgtccctgcccatggcagggaggttggaactggctgagccttgaggtcccttccaagcctgacaattctctggTTCTAAAGGAGCAGACAGCCATCTCCTGAAGGAGCTTAGCTGTCAGTGTGGCACTTGCACACTGTCTGTCCTTGCTCCACTGCTCCACGCTCTCTCACAAAGAAGTCATCACAGAAATTCCACCTCCTATCAGGAGAGCAGAAGCTCCTTGTGTAGTATTTTAACTTGCATTTCagtcagacccttccccaccccctgagAATGAAAATTCCGATCTGTGGCAGACCAGCAACCCGTGAAGCACAGCCAGTGCTAGAGGGGGGGCAGATAGCAGCAGCCTCTTTGCTGGGTTTTAATTACCATCTCCTCAAACTCCTGGAATTTCTCTTGAATGGCTTTAGAGTCTTCTGCAGTGCTTTGCAGTGATTTCACACTCTCCTGGAGAGTCAGGTTAAGGGATGCTTCAATCTGAAAGTCCAATACAAACCCCATTAGTTTTCAGGGTAGCAACGAAACTGTGGGAAGAGAGCCATGAAATTGCAGCTCCTACTGTACCTGTGATCTGTACACTGCTCCTAGAACACCTCCTGTGACCTGAAGGATCAGGATTAGAAGCAGTCCAATGAAAAactagaaagaaaacagaaggggGTTAAAACTGCAGCACTTTTGGCCAAGGTGATAGAATTCCTTCAGAGTGAACATCGATTGAACAGTCATGGAGGTACAATGAGCTGAacttccagcctgagctgctcttctTAATCCTTGCTTGGCactggggaaaggggagggttgagacagagcctgcccagaggGTGACCAAAACAAGGCACACACCAGGGGGGTGTCAGGACAGGCAGTGTGTGGGTGAGaagtgcaggcaggagggcagggaggatgTCCTAGaaagagagcagaggcagcgaGTGGGAGCGTATGAAATCACATGGATAGGTACTGGGGAAGTGCATGGGGGAGGAACTGTGAGGATGGGATGCTTGAGCATTAAAAAAGctgctgggcaacctgatctagtgggaagtgtccctgcccacagcaagggGCTTGGatctagatgacccttgaggccccttccaaccctgccagctctgtgctgtgctctctgggGCCTGGTTTCTTGTCGTCAAGGCTGCTGGTCATGGCTTTGTCTGCACTGGAAtgcagaaggggctggagcacaaggtgggcaaggaaaacacaggagaaaatcAAACACCTGCTTCAACAAAAGGTCACccaccctgtccctggaggtgtttaagcccaggctggatcaggctctggccaggctgatctagtgtggggtgtccctgcccatggcaggggggttggaactggatgatccttgtggtcccttccaaccctgactgatacaatgatactatactatgaaTTTGCTATTACTTGCAATGGCCTTATCCATCAAAAGAAGATGTGGCCTGCTAAAGACAGCCAAAGGCTTGTCTTTCCTACCAAGAGCAGCATGCACCGGCTTTCCTTTATGGCGCCACAGCACCCCAGAAACCCAAGGACCATGATGATGGAGCCCACAGCTATCAGCACATCAACCCCTGCAAAGAGGCTGCTGTCGATATCCAACtcctggaaagagaagagaagagaaaaataagggTCATTAAGCTACAAGAAGCTCCTCCTAAAAACCCTTCTGTGTTCCCCAAAGCAAGAGACTCGCTGAGAAATGGAATCATTAGCAACTAGGGAGAAGATTCTGAACCATAAACAAACCTTTAATGCTCCCTTCTTAAAGGAGCTTGATAGAACCTGGCTCTTAAGGCTCTGTCTCTGCACAAGATGAAAGTAAACTTCGCAGCAGAAATGAAGATCTCTCTTCCTTAAAAGGGCTTTCAGTTAGTTTACAGTCAGTGAATCTTTTGCCTTTTACTGGGAAGACCAAAATTCACAGGATGGTCACAGgaagttaggggttggaagggacccaaagagatcttccagtccaagccccctgccagagcaggagcatagaatccagcacaggtcacacaggaacacatccagacagggctgggaaggctccagagaaggagactccacaacctctctgagcagcctgctccagggctctggcaccctcacagctcttcctcatgctgagttggaacctcctgtgctgcagtttccatcaaTTGACCCTTGGCCA is a genomic window of Dryobates pubescens isolate bDryPub1 chromosome Z, bDryPub1.pri, whole genome shotgun sequence containing:
- the TSPAN8 gene encoding tetraspanin-8; protein product: MAGVSSCMKYSMFFFNFIFWVCGAIVLGVSIWIRVSKNAQEELDIDSSLFAGVDVLIAVGSIIMVLGFLGCCGAIKESRCMLLLFFIGLLLILILQVTGGVLGAVYRSQIEASLNLTLQESVKSLQSTAEDSKAIQEKFQEFEEMSHCCGLLNGPKDWGSNFNVPLGGKKVCECDPKDSSTDLCTYYQDRYIYKRTCGEVISKYLKDHLLIIMGIAFGLAVVEILGLGFSMSLYCQIGRK